Proteins encoded together in one Entomobacter blattae window:
- a CDS encoding diacylglycerol/lipid kinase family protein — protein sequence MSSNFALIRNPRSRKNVNDPDNFRKEAQDYLGKWFVEPPSRESIIEAVQDMSRQEVDCIAVDGGDGTVSDVLTAIYHAYDDEALPAVAILPSGNTNLIASDVGFGQRGLSALKRLEELCENKTMRYNVRRRHALGVRWSDPARPAVLGMFHGMAAYTRAIEIAHKPAILDHFSHEMAVAITLASAFGKLIFRKTRDEWMKGEKVFMAKNQENGQEDYCFLFLSTTLNQLTKSIWPFWNEKEGGIHYLKVKDHPPHLLAASAALLTGRSPAWLRKNRHYDSGTAHQITLKMSHDFVLDGEVMESGADGITHLFSGPLFDFIQA from the coding sequence GTGAGTAGTAATTTTGCACTGATACGTAATCCACGTAGTCGGAAAAATGTAAACGACCCGGATAATTTCCGCAAGGAAGCCCAAGATTACCTAGGAAAATGGTTTGTAGAGCCACCTTCTCGGGAATCGATCATTGAAGCTGTCCAGGACATGAGCCGCCAGGAAGTGGACTGTATTGCAGTTGATGGAGGCGATGGTACGGTGAGTGATGTTTTAACCGCCATTTACCATGCTTATGATGATGAGGCCTTGCCGGCAGTTGCTATTCTTCCATCAGGAAATACAAACCTTATTGCCTCAGATGTAGGTTTTGGCCAAAGGGGGTTGTCTGCTCTTAAGCGCCTTGAGGAGCTGTGTGAAAACAAAACCATGCGTTACAATGTCAGGCGCCGGCATGCCTTAGGTGTGCGTTGGAGTGACCCTGCCAGGCCAGCTGTGCTGGGGATGTTTCATGGGATGGCGGCCTATACGCGGGCGATAGAGATTGCCCATAAGCCAGCTATTCTTGATCATTTCTCCCATGAGATGGCCGTTGCCATTACTTTGGCTTCGGCTTTTGGAAAGCTGATTTTTCGTAAAACCCGTGACGAATGGATGAAAGGGGAGAAAGTATTTATGGCCAAAAACCAGGAGAATGGCCAAGAGGACTATTGCTTTTTGTTTCTTTCAACGACGCTTAACCAACTTACAAAATCCATATGGCCTTTCTGGAACGAGAAGGAAGGGGGCATTCATTATCTTAAGGTTAAGGATCATCCTCCCCACTTACTGGCTGCCAGTGCAGCGCTGCTGACGGGTCGTTCTCCTGCCTGGTTAAGAAAAAATCGCCATTACGATAGTGGTACAGCCCACCAGATTACCTTAAAAATGTCTCACGACTTTGTTTTAGACGGAGAAGTGATGGAAAGTGGAGCCGATGGGATTACCCATCTCTTTTCGGGCCCCTTGTTTGATTTTATTCAGGCCTGA
- a CDS encoding metallophosphoesterase family protein: MNNFTLAHLSDIHLPLPTEGLLFKQFLNKRALSYLSWQLRRRHHYLKTITDTIRKDILQCAPNLVAISGDLTNMALPQEFSSAAEWLEHSGFPQTRLVCGNHDAMVAVPPQEGILKWQRWMMCEQNSLPFVTRLGPIALIEVNTALPTLPFMATGEIGENQIQQLEFKLSLTKQEGLCRIVMLHHPPLKGQVARRKSLIDQKKFCSILAQYGAELVLHGHSHKITQVMLDAPNPIPVIGISSASHLTTNPNKRAAWNHITISRESSSWKIDVMTRQLSPEHTMHVFKHSTFIMPVAR, from the coding sequence GTGAATAACTTTACCCTTGCTCACCTTTCAGACATCCATCTTCCCCTTCCCACAGAAGGGCTCTTATTCAAACAGTTTCTGAATAAACGAGCATTAAGCTACCTATCATGGCAACTGAGGCGCCGCCATCATTACCTAAAAACGATTACAGATACAATAAGGAAGGATATCCTCCAATGCGCACCAAACCTGGTGGCCATCAGTGGAGACCTGACAAACATGGCCCTTCCGCAAGAATTTTCTTCGGCCGCTGAATGGCTTGAGCATTCAGGCTTTCCCCAAACCCGCCTTGTTTGTGGCAATCACGATGCCATGGTAGCTGTCCCTCCTCAGGAAGGTATTCTCAAATGGCAACGCTGGATGATGTGTGAACAAAATTCATTACCCTTTGTTACACGCCTTGGCCCCATAGCGCTTATTGAGGTTAATACAGCCCTCCCTACTCTTCCCTTTATGGCCACTGGGGAAATTGGCGAAAACCAGATTCAGCAATTGGAATTTAAGCTCTCTCTGACCAAGCAGGAAGGGCTTTGCCGAATTGTTATGCTCCACCATCCCCCCCTTAAAGGTCAAGTTGCCCGCCGCAAATCGCTCATTGATCAAAAAAAATTTTGTAGTATTCTAGCCCAATATGGGGCTGAGTTGGTACTGCATGGGCATTCCCATAAAATTACCCAGGTTATGCTTGATGCCCCTAACCCAATACCAGTTATAGGAATTTCTTCTGCCTCGCACCTTACAACAAACCCTAACAAACGCGCAGCATGGAACCATATCACCATTTCACGTGAGTCCTCATCATGGAAGATTGATGTTATGACCCGGCAACTCAGTCCAGAACATACCATGCATGTTTTTAAACATTCCACGTTTATAATGCCCGTTGCACGTTAA
- a CDS encoding fatty acyl-AMP ligase, with protein MEQTSHPTPTPSHLKRRLGDFSTLTEALDYAAQGTSGFNFYSGKGVLLEALPYKDLASQAKETARKLLSLNLKPGDRVAIIAESDGDFARIFFGCQYAGLVPAPLPLPVAFSGHESYIETLRGMIKNAGACAVIIPPVIASWTKEITQELGLVFGGAPQEIFALSPAEVTLPHVEADHLSYLQFSSGSTRFPIGIAVTQKAFMANAHAIAKYGLEVQEKGDRCVSWLPLYHDMGLVGFFLTPMSCQLSLDLLPTREFARRPHVWLDLIDRNKGTLSYSPSFGYELCTRRALTASFDLSSWRAAGIGGDMIRPHILEEFAERFESSGFDPNAFVASYGMAEATLALSFAPLGKGMQTDTIDLNALEKSEMAVPSNDPARNLRTFVLCGPILPKHEVNIRASNGRSLPERQVGRIFVRGPSLMAGYFNRPDETRRVLDHEGWLDTGDLGYMLDGQIVVTGRAKDLIIINGRNIWPQDLEWAAETAIPLLRSRDVAVFSLECGTEEKVVALVQCRASDPDERQALREELITLFRRQHSVDIQVILVPPHSLPQTSSGKLTRAKAKAMLLAGEFELKEPLPVL; from the coding sequence GTGGAACAAACAAGTCATCCGACCCCTACGCCTTCCCATCTTAAACGGCGTCTCGGCGACTTCTCTACGCTTACAGAAGCCCTAGATTACGCTGCCCAAGGGACTTCCGGGTTTAATTTTTACTCTGGTAAAGGGGTCCTGCTGGAAGCACTTCCCTACAAGGATCTTGCCTCTCAGGCCAAAGAAACCGCCAGAAAGCTCCTCTCACTTAACCTAAAACCTGGGGATAGGGTTGCCATTATTGCCGAAAGCGATGGCGATTTTGCGCGCATATTTTTTGGGTGCCAGTACGCTGGGCTTGTTCCTGCTCCCTTACCCTTGCCTGTCGCTTTCTCTGGCCATGAGAGCTATATAGAAACTTTACGGGGCATGATAAAAAATGCCGGAGCTTGTGCTGTTATTATTCCACCGGTGATTGCCTCTTGGACAAAGGAAATCACTCAGGAGTTGGGCCTTGTTTTCGGGGGTGCCCCTCAAGAAATTTTTGCCCTTTCCCCCGCAGAAGTTACACTTCCTCATGTGGAGGCTGACCACCTATCTTATCTGCAATTCTCTTCAGGAAGCACCCGCTTCCCCATAGGTATTGCCGTAACCCAAAAAGCTTTTATGGCTAATGCCCATGCCATTGCCAAATATGGGTTGGAAGTACAAGAAAAAGGGGATCGGTGTGTCTCCTGGTTACCCCTTTACCATGATATGGGGCTGGTTGGTTTTTTTCTAACCCCTATGAGTTGCCAGCTGTCTCTGGATTTACTGCCCACACGTGAATTTGCCCGCAGGCCGCATGTTTGGCTTGATTTGATTGACCGAAATAAAGGCACCCTTTCCTATAGCCCCTCTTTTGGTTACGAATTATGTACCAGACGTGCTTTAACAGCAAGCTTTGACCTTTCCTCATGGCGGGCTGCAGGGATTGGCGGGGATATGATTAGACCCCATATTCTGGAAGAGTTTGCAGAACGCTTTGAATCCTCTGGCTTTGATCCGAATGCTTTTGTTGCCAGCTATGGCATGGCTGAAGCCACTCTGGCCCTGAGCTTTGCCCCGTTAGGTAAAGGGATGCAAACCGATACCATAGACCTCAATGCCCTTGAAAAATCTGAGATGGCTGTGCCCAGCAACGATCCGGCCCGTAACCTTCGTACTTTTGTTCTCTGTGGCCCCATCTTACCAAAGCATGAAGTCAATATCCGTGCTAGTAATGGGCGTTCGTTACCTGAACGGCAGGTCGGACGTATTTTTGTACGCGGTCCAAGCCTAATGGCAGGATATTTTAACCGCCCCGATGAAACGCGGCGCGTTCTTGATCATGAAGGATGGCTGGATACCGGAGATTTGGGCTATATGCTTGATGGCCAAATTGTTGTTACAGGCCGTGCGAAAGACCTGATTATTATCAACGGCCGTAATATCTGGCCCCAGGATCTGGAATGGGCCGCTGAAACGGCTATTCCTCTCCTCCGAAGCAGGGATGTCGCCGTCTTCTCACTTGAATGTGGTACGGAAGAAAAGGTCGTTGCCCTTGTGCAATGCCGAGCCTCTGACCCAGATGAGCGCCAAGCCCTGCGTGAAGAATTAATTACCCTTTTCAGGCGCCAGCACAGTGTGGATATTCAGGTTATCCTTGTTCCTCCTCACAGTCTTCCCCAAACCTCTTCGGGCAAGCTTACGCGCGCTAAAGCCAAAGCCATGTTGCTTGCTGGAGAATTTGAGCTCAAAGAGCCCCTTCCTGTTTTATAA
- a CDS encoding LptF/LptG family permease, giving the protein MILAALMEILTLLEATGQIIHRHLGVKGVLLYASLRFPLLLGFSLPISILIGALITFSRLTINNEIAILRGTGLSTLQLVKLLLPATLGLGILCALINDQITPRAELALATWWNKTDLQPEKAKPFWFRSKNRLVKIGFIQNGGKTINNISIYNRDENKTLTQIIHAKTALFEQNHWILNKTHAVDITVDAVTESKDTADTITLLPSPPPLQRVDLGISPQEMVFLSMDHPPYSIRNMLRAISGNLPSRLPESYFFTSLLDRLLLPISFLVMLLLALPVIYIPPRTGTRSWLPVWCLGGGLLFIVFQGILRALGAAGTLPSFLAIIPGIIIFSLAITTILLRIEEK; this is encoded by the coding sequence ATGATTTTGGCTGCCTTAATGGAAATTTTAACCCTCCTTGAAGCGACAGGACAGATTATCCACCGCCATTTGGGGGTTAAGGGAGTACTTCTTTACGCAAGCTTAAGGTTTCCCCTTTTGCTAGGGTTTAGCCTGCCGATCAGTATACTGATCGGGGCCCTCATTACTTTTTCACGTCTGACAATCAATAATGAAATTGCCATTCTGCGTGGAACGGGCCTCTCTACCCTTCAGCTGGTCAAGCTGCTTTTGCCGGCAACCCTTGGACTCGGCATCCTTTGCGCCCTTATTAACGACCAAATCACCCCAAGAGCCGAACTGGCCCTAGCAACATGGTGGAATAAAACCGACCTTCAACCGGAAAAGGCTAAGCCTTTTTGGTTTAGATCTAAAAACAGGCTGGTTAAGATAGGTTTTATTCAAAACGGTGGAAAGACCATCAACAATATCAGTATTTATAACCGTGATGAAAATAAAACGCTCACCCAGATCATACACGCTAAAACAGCTTTATTTGAGCAAAATCATTGGATTCTCAATAAAACCCATGCAGTGGATATAACTGTTGATGCCGTTACAGAAAGTAAGGACACTGCAGACACTATAACCCTTCTCCCCTCTCCCCCTCCACTTCAGCGGGTTGATCTTGGTATTTCCCCTCAGGAAATGGTTTTTCTCTCCATGGATCATCCGCCATATTCTATCCGCAACATGCTCAGGGCGATCTCTGGGAACCTTCCTTCCAGATTACCCGAAAGCTATTTTTTCACAAGCTTGCTAGATCGACTATTACTTCCTATCTCTTTTCTAGTTATGCTATTATTGGCGTTGCCAGTCATTTACATACCACCGCGGACGGGCACACGAAGCTGGCTTCCTGTTTGGTGTTTAGGAGGGGGGTTGTTATTCATAGTTTTTCAGGGAATTTTAAGGGCTCTCGGTGCTGCAGGGACCTTACCATCTTTTTTGGCTATCATCCCAGGCATTATTATATTCAGCCTGGCCATCACGACTATTCTCCTAAGGATTGAAGAAAAATAA
- a CDS encoding CDP-glycerol glycerophosphotransferase family protein, translating to MRILFSYIAQPHQTLHSLPIAMEMAILFPELEVHVACLTDSHLEYVKSLSRYYPTAHVHYDLLYLPKILRNRISTAGYDVLTKMAALWLNRRNFSTFDAIVVPERTSLYLKTMGVKHPKLIWTRHGAGDRAIGFAKDTKNFDFILFAGKKLKKRLEANGTLKPGRYVEGIYAKFDLVEKMRNKRKPLFNNNAPIVLYNPHFKNSLSSWKKFGIEILQQFAEQKEYNFIFAPHFRLFDPPSKKELAYFSQFSRYDHLLIDLGSYKSVDMTYTQMADMYIGDVSSQVAEFLTTPRPCLFLNAHKVQWHSNPNYRFWELGEVSDNADNIIEQVKNVFSNQHHYSSLQEHYIQETFSSLKLPTAPKAARAIVDFLGKNL from the coding sequence ATGCGGATTCTATTTTCTTATATAGCCCAACCCCACCAAACCTTACATTCCCTTCCTATTGCCATGGAAATGGCCATCTTATTTCCAGAATTGGAAGTTCATGTGGCCTGCCTGACAGACTCTCATCTTGAATATGTAAAATCGCTCTCTCGCTATTATCCTACTGCCCATGTGCACTATGATTTGCTTTATTTGCCCAAAATTCTTAGAAATCGTATTTCTACAGCGGGATATGATGTTTTAACCAAAATGGCTGCTCTATGGCTAAATAGGCGTAATTTTTCAACTTTTGATGCCATAGTGGTTCCTGAACGCACCAGTCTTTACCTAAAAACAATGGGCGTAAAACACCCAAAACTCATCTGGACACGTCACGGAGCTGGCGATAGGGCCATTGGCTTTGCCAAAGATACAAAAAACTTCGACTTTATTCTTTTTGCTGGAAAGAAGCTGAAAAAGAGGCTGGAAGCGAATGGTACCTTAAAACCTGGAAGATATGTTGAGGGAATTTATGCAAAATTCGACCTTGTTGAAAAAATGAGAAATAAAAGAAAACCTCTTTTCAACAATAACGCTCCTATCGTTCTTTATAATCCTCATTTTAAAAATTCTCTTTCTTCCTGGAAGAAATTTGGTATAGAAATATTACAACAATTCGCGGAGCAAAAAGAATATAACTTTATTTTTGCTCCACACTTTCGTCTTTTTGATCCACCAAGCAAGAAGGAGCTTGCTTATTTTTCGCAATTTTCTCGTTATGATCACCTCCTTATAGATCTTGGCAGCTATAAAAGCGTTGATATGACATACACTCAAATGGCCGATATGTACATCGGGGATGTTAGCAGCCAGGTTGCGGAATTTCTTACAACGCCACGCCCATGCCTTTTTTTAAATGCACATAAGGTCCAATGGCACAGTAACCCTAATTACCGGTTCTGGGAGCTCGGTGAAGTAAGTGACAATGCTGATAATATTATTGAGCAGGTTAAAAATGTTTTTTCCAACCAACACCACTATTCCTCTCTTCAGGAACACTATATACAGGAAACTTTCAGTTCGCTTAAACTACCAACAGCTCCAAAGGCTGCCAGAGCTATTGTAGATTTTCTGGGTAAAAACCTTTAA
- a CDS encoding lipopolysaccharide biosynthesis protein, which yields MSATKTTPEIYTTPNASQETTRKVKKNIGSIRLIFKNLGILLSGRAINAPLSIVHTTLATGLLGIYDFGLLTMVYAFARLIGDVVEFQSWQTVIHYGYQPFKENHKEQFQRVIRFSLFLDVSSGIAGTLFGIFFGIFFGYAMNWPTKLSIIGPAFCIIILFMTSATAIGILRLLNRFDLLAIQSVNSTVVRLIGTIIATLTHGTLTDLLIVWVIAEISSFFLLGFLAWKELDKHHLAKGLLSMRDTKWYFGKDMTKGLDKVWSFAFTTNINTTLYLASGQLVTVIVGSLLGPTSAGIYQIANKMAAAFAKPAGLIENTLYPEMTKLWHDKKTKKLYRLAFQITLLAGGVATLLMLLAHYIGTPLLAFILHKANNPQAANLMFWLLGAEVITIWGLPLEPLLITTRKTRLTLIARGLTTFLFLLLLIITIHHFGLLGIGPATIFSTLFLLILQLLFVLKNR from the coding sequence TTGAGTGCTACAAAGACAACACCTGAAATTTACACAACTCCTAATGCTTCTCAGGAAACGACTCGGAAGGTGAAAAAAAATATTGGCAGTATTCGCCTTATTTTTAAAAATCTTGGGATCCTCTTAAGTGGAAGGGCCATAAATGCTCCGCTGAGTATTGTCCACACGACTCTGGCAACTGGCCTTTTGGGGATTTATGATTTTGGCCTGTTAACCATGGTGTATGCGTTTGCGCGTTTGATTGGGGATGTTGTTGAGTTCCAATCTTGGCAAACGGTGATCCATTACGGCTATCAACCCTTTAAGGAAAACCATAAAGAACAATTCCAACGTGTAATAAGATTCAGCCTGTTTCTGGATGTTTCTAGCGGAATCGCAGGAACATTATTTGGCATTTTCTTTGGCATTTTCTTTGGTTATGCTATGAACTGGCCCACCAAACTTTCCATTATCGGCCCCGCTTTTTGTATTATTATCCTGTTTATGACCTCAGCGACTGCTATTGGCATTCTCAGACTTCTCAACCGTTTTGACCTTCTAGCCATTCAAAGTGTAAACTCAACGGTTGTTCGCCTGATAGGCACCATTATAGCTACGCTCACGCATGGTACACTGACAGACCTTCTCATTGTGTGGGTTATTGCCGAAATATCATCTTTTTTTCTGCTGGGATTTTTAGCCTGGAAAGAGTTAGATAAACATCATCTGGCCAAGGGGCTTCTCTCAATGCGGGATACGAAATGGTATTTCGGCAAGGATATGACCAAGGGGTTGGATAAAGTATGGAGCTTTGCCTTTACCACCAACATCAACACAACGCTCTACCTAGCGTCTGGCCAGTTGGTAACGGTTATTGTTGGAAGTCTTTTAGGACCAACAAGCGCAGGGATATACCAAATTGCCAACAAAATGGCAGCCGCTTTTGCCAAACCAGCTGGCCTTATTGAAAATACCCTCTACCCAGAGATGACCAAGCTCTGGCATGATAAAAAAACCAAAAAACTCTATCGGCTTGCTTTTCAAATTACCTTGCTCGCCGGCGGTGTGGCCACACTTCTCATGTTGTTGGCCCATTATATTGGCACCCCTCTGTTAGCTTTTATTCTCCATAAAGCCAACAATCCCCAGGCTGCAAATCTGATGTTCTGGCTCTTGGGCGCAGAAGTTATCACGATCTGGGGACTTCCTTTAGAGCCCCTTCTTATCACAACGCGAAAAACACGTCTTACCCTTATTGCACGCGGGCTTACCACCTTTTTATTTTTATTACTCCTTATTATTACTATCCACCATTTTGGTTTATTAGGGATAGGGCCTGCCACTATATTTTCTACTCTTTTCCTTCTCATTCTCCAGCTGCTTTTTGTCTTAAAGAATCGCTAG
- a CDS encoding acyl carrier protein, whose protein sequence is MTDTDTVESVSTLIIETLLANPKVPRTINGESKIVEDLAFDSLAVMNFVMEIEDKLDVSVPLDRLTDIRTINDLARSIVSIKQAA, encoded by the coding sequence ATGACTGATACCGACACAGTAGAAAGCGTATCCACGCTCATTATCGAAACCTTGCTCGCCAATCCTAAAGTTCCCCGCACCATTAACGGAGAAAGTAAGATTGTTGAGGATCTGGCCTTTGATTCTCTGGCTGTTATGAATTTTGTTATGGAAATAGAAGATAAGCTTGATGTTTCTGTCCCTCTTGACCGCCTAACAGATATCCGCACGATTAATGATCTTGCCCGTAGTATTGTCTCTATCAAACAGGCAGCCTAA
- a CDS encoding sterol desaturase family protein, protein MSDTSHTSRSISSIFLRQGRSYDLGKMDLPQLWKAYLTYPTINLYMVLILCSIVAVIYSFDGWMNILLPTVIMLVGFPVIWYILHRFVLHSRILYKNKWTARTWKRIHFDHHQDPHLLEVLFGSPVTTLPTIAIIAGPIGYFSGGLSGIAAAIGVSLYQTCWYEFFHCIQHLNYKPRSKFVQLIKQRHLLHHFHDENWNQGITNFIPDILVGSYFRSAKEGPKSPTVFNLGYDLEEAKRYPWVMQMTGAPPKDKPDGDTSQQKYQK, encoded by the coding sequence ATGTCTGACACATCACATACTTCCCGCTCAATCAGCTCCATATTCTTACGGCAAGGGCGAAGCTATGATCTTGGGAAAATGGACCTTCCCCAGCTTTGGAAAGCCTATCTCACCTATCCCACCATTAACCTCTATATGGTTCTTATCCTTTGCAGCATCGTAGCGGTAATATATAGCTTTGATGGATGGATGAATATTCTCCTTCCCACGGTCATTATGTTGGTGGGGTTTCCTGTTATTTGGTACATTTTGCACCGCTTTGTATTGCACAGCCGAATCCTGTATAAAAATAAATGGACCGCCCGGACTTGGAAACGAATCCATTTCGATCACCATCAGGACCCTCATCTTTTAGAGGTTCTGTTCGGCTCCCCGGTAACAACTCTTCCAACCATTGCCATTATAGCAGGCCCCATTGGGTATTTTAGTGGGGGCCTTAGTGGCATTGCCGCAGCAATAGGCGTAAGCCTTTACCAAACCTGCTGGTACGAATTTTTTCACTGCATCCAGCACTTAAATTACAAGCCTCGTTCAAAATTTGTCCAACTTATTAAACAACGCCATCTCCTCCACCATTTTCACGATGAAAATTGGAACCAGGGCATCACCAATTTTATCCCCGATATTCTGGTAGGCTCCTACTTCCGCTCTGCAAAGGAAGGCCCAAAAAGCCCAACCGTCTTTAATCTTGGCTACGATTTAGAAGAAGCCAAACGCTACCCTTGGGTCATGCAAATGACGGGCGCGCCTCCTAAAGACAAACCCGATGGTGATACAAGCCAACAAAAGTATCAAAAGTAA
- the spt gene encoding serine palmitoyltransferase, whose amino-acid sequence MPKPPSLFEKYTSLQNSFSQLTENGQRNPFAVLIERPLSSTVGIIEGRETLLFGTNNYLGLSQCPESIEAAIEAARIFGVGTTGSRIANGTFSLHKKLELALAAYFNRKHCLVFSTGYQANLGTISALAGKDDYLFLDADCHASIYDGSRLGQAQVIRFRHNDADDLYKRLKRVENEPGARLVVTEGIYSMMGDIVPIKEFVHVKHETGAALLVDEAHSFGVLGKHGRGVAEEAGVEDDIDFITGTFSKSFGTVGGYCISPHPEVELIRLSSRPYMFTASLPTEIIAATLASLRVIAEKPELRQKLKDNSAQLFNGLREAGLQTGEQISPVVSVVLEDIPQAVAFWNKLLENGVYVNLSLPPATPDRHPLLRSSVSAAHTPEQISKTISIFKEIAKSLS is encoded by the coding sequence ATGCCAAAACCACCTTCTCTCTTCGAAAAATACACGTCTCTGCAAAATTCCTTTTCCCAGCTTACGGAAAATGGGCAACGTAACCCTTTTGCTGTTCTTATAGAACGCCCGCTTTCCTCAACAGTGGGGATTATTGAGGGGAGAGAAACCCTTCTTTTTGGCACGAATAACTACCTAGGGTTAAGTCAGTGCCCAGAATCCATTGAAGCTGCTATCGAAGCTGCACGTATTTTTGGAGTTGGCACGACGGGGTCACGCATTGCCAATGGCACTTTTTCTCTTCACAAAAAACTGGAACTGGCCCTTGCTGCCTATTTCAATCGTAAGCATTGCCTTGTTTTTTCAACAGGCTATCAAGCCAATTTAGGAACAATCTCCGCTCTGGCAGGAAAAGACGATTACCTTTTCTTGGATGCAGATTGCCATGCCAGTATCTATGATGGAAGCCGACTCGGACAAGCCCAGGTGATACGTTTCCGCCATAATGATGCTGATGATTTATATAAGCGCCTGAAACGCGTGGAAAACGAGCCAGGCGCCCGCCTTGTTGTGACCGAAGGTATTTATTCCATGATGGGTGATATTGTCCCCATTAAGGAGTTTGTCCATGTTAAGCATGAAACAGGAGCGGCCTTACTGGTTGATGAGGCCCACTCTTTTGGCGTATTGGGCAAACATGGCCGTGGTGTTGCAGAAGAGGCCGGAGTAGAAGATGATATTGATTTTATCACTGGTACCTTCTCCAAAAGCTTTGGAACGGTAGGGGGGTATTGTATTTCTCCTCATCCAGAAGTTGAGCTTATCCGCCTTTCTTCACGCCCCTATATGTTTACGGCTTCCCTCCCCACTGAAATTATTGCAGCGACTCTGGCCTCACTTCGTGTCATTGCCGAAAAACCAGAATTACGCCAAAAACTTAAAGATAACTCTGCACAACTTTTTAACGGCCTACGTGAAGCGGGCCTTCAAACTGGGGAGCAGATCAGCCCTGTTGTCTCTGTTGTTCTTGAGGATATCCCCCAAGCGGTAGCCTTCTGGAACAAACTTTTAGAAAACGGAGTCTATGTAAATCTCAGCCTTCCCCCTGCCACGCCTGATAGACATCCTCTCCTCCGCTCCAGTGTTTCTGCTGCCCATACCCCAGAACAAATCAGCAAAACGATTTCCATTTTCAAGGAAATAGCTAAAAGCTTGAGCTAG
- a CDS encoding LptF/LptG family permease — translation MTPSRIFFWIKPSLVDRYVILQSLSPFIISLSVVLVALLMERLLLLFNLLADSYNPFSRFLGMLTDLVPHYLGLALPSALCVSIYSVVRRLNLNNEIDTMMSSGLSLLQITRSYIVMGIVFGIASLFLYGFIQPYARYDYRAAFYFASHSGWVPHLQAKMIVSPNKNLMITAESVKKHGSLLSHVFIEDDSTSASGKAIKRTITATKGNLILSSDRSKVEIDLFDGRIITQEEDHRPTITNFSHTTKILSQQNHIPAFRSRGDDERELTLPELKQAMKAEKNTISHSDLRGEYHFRLVRTLSFPFIPMLATALAISSKRQKRNNGLFFLALTLIGYDNILQLGANLVSSGKHTPFAVIWLPYLIFSFLCLYLLYYKSGGRVGFLSAHIRKFLKRKQGHYPHTPS, via the coding sequence ATGACTCCATCACGGATTTTCTTCTGGATCAAACCTAGCCTGGTTGACCGCTACGTTATCCTTCAAAGCCTATCGCCCTTTATCATTTCTCTCAGCGTTGTCCTTGTTGCACTCCTGATGGAACGGCTGTTATTGCTCTTTAATCTCCTTGCTGATTCCTATAACCCTTTTAGCCGTTTTTTAGGAATGCTTACAGATCTTGTTCCCCATTACCTTGGGCTTGCCTTGCCCTCTGCCCTCTGTGTAAGCATCTATTCTGTTGTTCGCCGCCTAAACCTCAACAATGAAATTGATACTATGATGAGCAGCGGGCTTTCCCTCTTACAAATTACCCGTTCTTACATTGTCATGGGTATTGTTTTTGGCATTGCCAGCCTCTTCCTTTATGGTTTTATCCAGCCCTATGCCCGTTATGATTATAGGGCAGCTTTTTATTTTGCTAGCCATTCGGGGTGGGTTCCTCATCTGCAGGCAAAAATGATTGTAAGCCCCAATAAAAATCTTATGATTACTGCTGAGAGTGTAAAAAAACATGGCAGCCTTCTCTCTCATGTTTTTATAGAAGATGACAGCACCAGCGCTTCGGGAAAAGCCATTAAACGAACGATTACCGCTACAAAAGGTAACCTCATTCTCTCCTCAGACCGCTCAAAAGTCGAGATCGACCTATTCGACGGCCGCATCATTACCCAAGAAGAGGACCATCGCCCAACCATTACCAACTTTTCTCACACTACGAAAATTCTCTCCCAGCAAAATCATATCCCTGCTTTTAGAAGCCGAGGCGATGATGAGAGGGAGCTGACCTTGCCTGAACTCAAACAAGCAATGAAGGCAGAAAAAAATACCATTTCCCACAGCGATTTACGTGGAGAATACCATTTCCGTCTTGTAAGGACGCTTTCTTTTCCTTTTATTCCCATGCTGGCCACTGCACTTGCCATTTCTTCTAAAAGACAAAAACGTAACAATGGGTTATTTTTTCTGGCCCTTACTTTAATTGGGTATGATAACATTCTACAATTAGGAGCCAATCTTGTTTCTTCTGGTAAGCACACACCTTTTGCCGTAATCTGGCTTCCTTACCTGATTTTTTCTTTTTTATGCCTTTATCTGCTCTATTACAAATCAGGCGGGAGAGTTGGCTTTCTCTCTGCCCATATCCGGAAATTTCTTAAACGCAAACAAGGCCATTACCCCCATACCCCTTCATAA